A DNA window from Trichomycterus rosablanca isolate fTriRos1 chromosome 11, fTriRos1.hap1, whole genome shotgun sequence contains the following coding sequences:
- the LOC134323607 gene encoding UDP-glucuronosyltransferase 2B31-like, with amino-acid sequence MIHAAFQITIALILAGLTHCGKILVFPHDGSHWVNMNILIKELHNKGHHVTVIRPADSWYIKEHSDHYDCITVDFAVGGNEAFFNIFVSRQLQIRREGSSFWTRLSLDMELKDRFSEMHRNICEMVIHIIEDEKLINSIKNARYDLMLTDPANGGGVVLAHYLTLPLVFNVRWTIHGEAHFTIAPSPLSYVPFPLSMLTDQMTFFQRVYNMLFYHVRLFLYKRIVGPYYSALCSRYFSPDVSYFELFQAADIWLMRVDFVFEFPRPLMPNVVYMGCFQCKPSQALPDDLKDFVESSGEHGVVIVSLGTLVGELPSDIADEMAAGLSKLPQKVIWRYSGKRPTTLGNNTKLVDWLPQNDLLGHPKTKVFVSHGGTNGLLEAIYHGMPIVGLPLVFDQHDNLSRMKYKGVAQVLDIATINEEVFLQAIQEVLDNPSYSINMQRLSSLIKDKPVHPLDNAIFWIEFVMRHKGASHLRTESYKMPWYIYYSVDVVAFLILVALGSVFVIFAIIRYVCCRPCMKTRVKQD; translated from the coding sequence ATGATTCATGCTGCTTTTCAGATTACCATCGCCCTTATATTGGCAGGCCTTACCCACTGTGGAAAGATCCTGGTGTTTCCTCATGATGGCAGCCACTGGGTTAACATGAATATCTTGATTAAGGAGCTGCACAATAAAGGCCACCATGTTACTGTCATTCGACCGGCTGATAGCTGGTACATTAAGGAACACTCAGACCACTATGACTGTATAACCGTTGATTTTGCAGTGGGCGGTAATGAGGCCTTCTTTAACATCTTTGTTTCCAGACAGTTGCAGATTCGACGGGAAGGCAGCTCTTTTTGGACTCGACTCAGCTTGGACATGGAACTGAAGGATAGATTTTCAGAGATGCATAGGAATATATGCGAAATGGTCATTCATATTATCGAGGATGAAAAATTGATCAATTCGATCAAGAATGCAAGGTACGACTTGATGCTTACAGACCCTGCGAACGGTGGTGGAGTTGTGCTAGCGCATTATCTTACCCTGCCTTTGGTTTTCAATGTCCGTTGGACTATTCATGGAGAAGCGCATTTCACAATTGCACCTTCACCGCTGTCCTACGTTCCGTTTCCGTTATCCATGTTGACGGACCAAATGACGTTTTTTCAAAGGGTCTATAACATGCTTTTCTACCATGTAAGACTTTTTCTGTATAAGCGCATTGTAGGTCCTTATTACAGTGCTTTGTGTAGCCGATACTTTAGTCCAGACGTTAGCTATTTTGAATTATTCCAAGCAGCCGACATCTGGCTTATGAGAGTTGATTTTGTTTTTGAGTTTCCTCGGCCATTAATGCCCAACGTTGTTTACATGGGCTGCTTTCAATGCAAACCTTCACAAGCTCTCCCGGATGATCTTAAGGACTTTGTGGAAAGTTCTGGAGAGCACGGAGTTGTTATTGTATCATTAGGAACTTTGGTTGGCGAGCTCCCTAGTGATATAGCTGATGAAATGGCTGCTGGTCTCTCCAAGCTTCCTCAAAAAGTGATCTGGAGATACTCAGGTAAAAGACCAACCACTCTTGGCAACAATACCAAACTGGTGGACTGGTTGCCACAGAATGATCTTCTCGGACATCCCAAAACCAAAGTTTTTGTGAGCCACGGGGGAACTAATGGACTTTTAGAGGCAATTTATCATGGTATGCCGATAGTTGGACTACCTCTAGTTTTTGACCAACATGACAATCTCTCAAGGATGAAATATAAAGGTGTAGCTCAGGTACTGGATATAGCCACAATTAATGAGGAGGTGTTTCTGCAGGCTATACAAGAAGTTCTTGACAATCCATCATATAGTATAAACATGCAGAGATTGTCTAGTCTCATTAAAGACAAACCAGTTCATCCACTTGACAATGCCATCTTCTGGATTGAGTTTGTAATGAGGCACAAAGGTGCCTCACATCTGCGAACTGAGTCCTACAAAATGCCTTGGTACATATATTACAGTGTTGATGTTGTAGCGTTCTTAATCCTGGTTGCGTTGGGTtcagtttttgttatttttgcaaTTATTCGGTACGTATGTTGCAGGCCGTGTATGAAAACAAGAGTTAAGCAGGACTGA